The following are encoded together in the Natator depressus isolate rNatDep1 chromosome 10, rNatDep2.hap1, whole genome shotgun sequence genome:
- the ARPIN gene encoding LOW QUALITY PROTEIN: arpin (The sequence of the model RefSeq protein was modified relative to this genomic sequence to represent the inferred CDS: inserted 1 base in 1 codon) produces MSRPCEERGLRXRPVHCERLPGRWDPPALQGGNGVILEGELLDVSRHLILDINGRKGRYCVLHIRPGQVHRRRFDAKGNEREPNFSDTRKVNTGFLMSSFKVEAKGETDRLSPEALKGLVNKPELLSLTEPHTPSQAVAFWLLEMEMENMELELGTEIRLKTQGDSPFIFSLAKLHAGTVTKCNFVGDGQAGASWTDNIMANRPQGGPAPEPRGQGDGTEEDEWLLAVRGLWTRRAWGCISDHLDMWTPAFWEMASVLYSQCCAYSCTKWDCPCSKEPLSRFLTRTLLCLRLFHVCFFSLLSHAASWTLQIRGCTASSSSL; encoded by the exons ATGAGCCGCCCGTGCGAGGAGCGGGGCCTGC GCCGGCCGGTGCACTGCGAGCGGCTGCCCGGGCGCTGGGACCCGCCGGCCCTGCAGGG TGGGAACGGTGTGATTCTGGAGGGAGAGCTTCTTGATGTCTCTCGTCACCTCATCTTGGATATTAATGGCAGGAAG gggcGATACTGCGTGCTGCACATCAGGCCTGGCCAGGTCCATCGCCGCAGGTTTGATGCCAAGGGAAATGAGAGAGAGCCAAATTTCAGTGACACCAGGAAGGTGAACACCGGCTTCCTCATGTCCTCCTTCA AAGTGGAAGCCAAAGGCGAGACAGACAGGCTGTCCCCCGAGGCGCTGAAGGGGCTGGTGAATAAGCCGGAGCTGCTGAGTTTGACAgagccccacacccccagccaggctGTGGCCTTCTGGCTGctggagatggagatggagaacatggagctggagctggggacaGAGATCCGTCTGAAAACCCAGGGTGACAGCCCCTTCATAT TCTCTCTAGCCAAGCTGCATGCAGGGACAGTGACCAAGTGCAACTTTGTTGGCGATGGACAGGCTGGGGCTTCCTGGACAGACAACATCATGGCTAACAGACCTCAAGGAGGGCCAGCCCCCGAGCCCAGGGGGCAAGGGGACGGCACAGAGGAGGATGAATGG cttctggcagtccgaGGCCTATGGACAcgcagagcatggggctgcatctcAGACCATCTTGACATGTGGACACCTGCATTCTGGGAGATGGCTTCTGTCCTTTACAGCCAATGCTGTGCTTATTCCTGTACAAAGTGGGACTGCCCCTGCTCCAAGGAGCCCCTGTCTCGATTCCTGACTCGTACTTTGTTGTGTTTGCGGCTTTTCCACGTCTGTTTCTTCAGCCTGTTATCCCATGCTGCTTCTTGGACGCTCCAGATCCGTGGCTGCACAGCTTCCTCCTCGAGTCTGTGA